Proteins encoded by one window of Aptenodytes patagonicus chromosome 11, bAptPat1.pri.cur, whole genome shotgun sequence:
- the C11H19orf12 gene encoding protein C19orf12 homolog, which translates to MPIHVDDVMQLFCRLSQAKGMKVAVKHSGRGALLAGATALIGGLMGGPPGIAVGGAFGGLLGAWMTAGQFRPVPQILLELPPAEQQKLYNEAIVILRRLDWTDIVQLTAVVMGNASLQEKLVSVLVNYLSKELRAEIQYGE; encoded by the exons ATGCCCATCCATGTTGATGATGTGATGCAACTGTTCTGCCGTCTCTCTCAGGCGAAGGGGATGAAAGTTGCTGTGAAACACTCTGGTCGAGGAGCACTGCTGGCGGGTGCAACAGCACTTATTGGGGGTCTGATGGGAGGTCCACCTGGAATCGCTGTAG gAGGAGCATTCGGTGGATTGCTTGGTGCCTGGATGACTGCTGGACAGTTCAGGCCGGTCCCTCAGATTTTATTGGAATTGCCtcctgctgagcagcagaaacTTTATAACGAAGCCATTGTTATTCTCAGGCGCTTAGACTGGACTGATATTGTTCAGCTGACTGCTGTTGTAATGGGAAATGCTAGTCTCCAGGAGAAGTTGGTATCAGTGCTGGTAAATTACCTCTCCAAAGAGCTAAGAGCAGAGATACAGTATGGAGAATAA